One Ricinus communis isolate WT05 ecotype wild-type chromosome 1, ASM1957865v1, whole genome shotgun sequence DNA window includes the following coding sequences:
- the LOC8264557 gene encoding ethylene-responsive transcription factor ERN1, giving the protein MENKESPTDPSPNPCNSPTSTPLQTNDNTIEKGGKKMPMKQAKRGIIVNNKGRKYLGVRQRPSGRWVAEIKDASQKLRLWLGTFDTAEEAALSYDSAARLLRGRNAKTNFPNDHHGNMVNTHQEICRLLGKNPRLHQLLQHAVLKNHGKSLLSRRIPLVNQNERNQVDSSFNFDSLVEDTIICSSSSADDHDHNQDGSDKFCGLSFGSCKVYSSVIVAPSFSASLCQVEESKCKEA; this is encoded by the coding sequence ATGGAAAACAAAGAGAGCCCGACAGACCCATCTCCAAATCCTTGTAACAGTCCAACTTCAACACCTCTCCAAACAAATGATAATACCATTGAAAAAGGAGGGAAGAAAATGCCCATGAAGCAGGCTAAGAGAGGAATAATCGTAAACaataaaggaagaaaatatCTTGGAGTAAGGCAAAGACCTTCAGGAAGATGGGTTGCTGAAATCAAAGACGCTTCACAAAAGCTGAGGTTGTGGTTAGGTACTTTCGATACAGCAGAAGAAGCCGCCTTAAGTTATGATAGTGCTGCCAGGCTACTTCGAGGAAGAAATGCAAAGACCAACTTTCCTAATGATCATCATGGAAACATGGTGAATACCCACCAAGAAATTTGCAGGTTATTAGGGAAAAACCCAAGATTGCATCAACTTCTTCAGCATGCAGTCTTGAAGAACCATGGAAAATCATTACTCTCTAGAAGAATTCCATTGGTGAATCAAAACGAAAGGAACCAAGTTGATTCTTCCTTCAATTTTGATTCGCTTGTTGAAGATACTATAATATGTTCTTCATCTTCAGCAGATGATCATGATCATAATCAAGATGGCAGCGACAAGTTTTGTGGGCTATCATTTGGTAGCTGTAAGGTTTATTCTTCTGTTATTGTAGCTCCTTCTTTCAGCGCTTCCCTATGTCAAGTTGAAGAAAGTAAGTGCAAAGAGGCTTAG
- the LOC8289172 gene encoding 18.1 kDa class I heat shock protein — MQNIIVPVSNNQRGSSNSSLDLWDPELYWDDLFQNFPIFPSMISTTYDHNFPSFGGGIETHVNWKETRRAHVFRAVFNSEEDVLVHIDDENMLEISTENGKFMSKFKLPENAKRDEVKACMLNGVLTVTIPKEGIRNPNVRSIEISGSG, encoded by the coding sequence ATGCAAAATATAATCGTTCCAGTAAGTAATAACCAAAGAGGTAGCAGCAACTCCTCTTTGGACTTGTGGGATCCAGAACTCTATTGGGATGATCTATTCCAAAACTTTCCTATTTTCCCTTCCATGATTTCCACTACTTATGATCATAATTTCCCTTCCTTTGGTGGAGGGATTGAGACTCATGTAAATTGGAAGGAAACCCGAAGAGCCCATGTGTTCAGAGCAGTGTTTAATAGTGAGGAGGATGTGTTGGTTCACATTGATGATGAGAACATGCTTGAAATAAGTACTGAGAATGGAAAGTTCATGAGTAAGTTTAAGTTGCCTGAGAATGCCAAAAGGGACGAGGTCAAGGCTTGTATGCTCAATGGAGTGCTCACTGTCACTATTCCTAAAGAAGGTATTAGGAACCCTAATGTCAGGTCCATTGAAATTTCTGGTTCTGGCTAA
- the LOC8264559 gene encoding calcium sensing receptor, chloroplastic, producing MALAAEKMALRSSTASSSSSATAKLSLPSSPSTSNSPSKPSFFKPQLRPISVSLPTSTTISLLAVFTPPFEAKALPKDQIVSSLTEVEKTIDQVQEVGSGILDTAQRVFGIVSDALKPGIDAALPIVKQAGDEALKIASPAISEATKKAQEAIQSTGIDTDSVVTASKTATDAVQQTTKVIEGVKPVASSTVETILSAEPVVLVGTAGAVFLGYLLLPPVWSVISFSFRGYKGELTPAQTLDLISTTNYIMIDIRSEKDKDKTGIPRVPSSAKNKLIAIPMAELPKKLRGLVRNAKKVEAEITALKISYLKKINKGSNIVIMDSYSDAAKIVARALTSFGFKNCWIVADGFSGSRGWSQSRLGTDSYNLSFVEVISPSRIIPAAARRFGTTGTKLLPGSD from the exons ATGGCACTGGCTGCTGAGAAGATGGCCTTAAGATCGTCtactgcttcttcttcttcttctgccaCTGCAAAACTCTCTCTTCCATCTTCTCCTTCAACATCTAATTCACCATCCAAACCTTCTTTCTTTAAACCTCAGTTGAGACCCATCTCTGTTTCTTTACCAACATCAACTACCATCTCTCTTTTGGCTGTTTTCACTCCTCCCTTTGAAGCGAAAGCCCTTCCCAAAGATCAGATTGTCTCCTCTCTCACTGAA GTGGAGAAGACAATTGATCAAGTTCAGGAAGTTGGTTCAGGTATCTTGGACACTGCTCAACGTGTTTTTGGAATTGTTAGTGACGCTTTGAAGCCTGGAATTGATGCGGCATTGCCAATTGTAAAGCAAGCTGGAGATGAAGCATTGAAGATTGCTTCTCCTGCAATTTCAGAGGCCACAAAGAAAGCACAAGAAGCAATTCAAAGTACTGGCATTGACACAGATTCAGTTGTTACTGCGTCTAAG ACCGCAACTGATGCTGTGCAACAGACCACAAAGGTTATTGAAGGCGTGAAACCTGTAGCTTCTTCAACTGTTGAAACAATTTTGTCAGCAGAACCTGTCGTGCTTGTAGGAACTGCTGGAGCAGTTTTTCTTGGATACCTCCTCTTGCCTCCTGTATGGTCCGTCATATCCTTTAGCTTCCGTGGCTACAAAG GTGAACTCACCCCTGCTCAAACCCTGGATCTTATATCTACCacaaattatattatgattgACATACGCTCAGAAAAGGACAAGGACAAGACTGGTATCCCCCGCGTTCCCTCCAGTGCTAAGAACAAGCTGATTGCTATTCC TATGGCGGAACTACCAAAAAAATTGAGAGGCCTGGTCAGAAATGCGAAGAAAGTAGAAGCTGAAATAACAGCTTTGAAGATTTCTTAtctcaagaaaataaacaaaggcTCTAACATTGTTATCATGGACTC GTACTCGGATGCTGCAAAAATAGTTGCCAGAGCACTAACAAGTTTTGGCTTCAAGAATTGCTGGATAGTAGCAGATGGATTTTCTGGAAGCAGAGGATGGTCACAGAGTCGCCTAGGAACAGATTCATATAATCTATCTTTTGTTGAGGTTATCTCACCATCCCGAATAATTCCTGCAGCAGCTAGGCGTTTCGGAACAACCGGCACAAAGTTGCTTCCTGGCTCAGACTAA
- the LOC125369052 gene encoding putative disease resistance protein RGA3: MWLAALIKRIWVCVSDPFDEIRVAKAILESLKGSAPDVVELQNILEQIERYIKGKRFLLVLDDLWSEESQKWEQLKYTLLCGSPGSRILATTRKKNVAKIIGCSESDMFSLGQLSEEECWSLEIVAKCKGLHLAAKTIGSLCSGKSRGELQSILESEVWELEEAEVDLFPHLWLSYYDLPSALRQCFSYCTAFPKDYRLEMIQSWMAQGYLREKRTEDMEKIGEKYFQELAMHGSIVACHMHDIVHDFAQFIIKNECFVLEANDSEDASINPFPKGARHSRIVLGDVPPLSLNGLKRLHSLEVQCSGTTVPPSPKSKAKGTEFDNKALQISDITIATRYL, from the exons ATGTGGCTGGCAGCTTTAAtt AAGAGAATATGGGTGTGCGTCTCTGATCCCTTTGATGAGATAAGAGTTGCAAAGGCAATCCTTGAATCTCTTAAGGGGTCTGCTCCAGATGTAGTTGAACTGCAGAATATACTGGAACAGATTGAACGATACATTAAGGGGAAAAGGTTCTTACTTGTTCTGGATGATTTGTGGTCGGAAGAATCTCAAAAGTGGGAGCAACTGAAATATACTCTCCTATGTGGGTCGCCAGGAAGTAGAATTTTGGCAACCACACGTAAGAAGAATGTTGCGAAGATCATAGGATGCTCCGAGTCTGATATGTTCTCACTAGGACAATTGTCCGAGGAAGAATGTTGGTCATT GGAAATTGTAGCCAAGTGCAAAGGTCTGCATCTTGCTGCAAAGACTATAGGATCTCTATGCTCTGGCAAATCTAGAGGAGAGTTGCAGAGTATCTTAGAGAGTGAGGTGTGGGAACTAGAAGAAGCTGAAGTAGATCTGTTTCCCCATCTATGGCTGAGCTATTATGATTTGCCTTCGGCATTGAGACAGTGTTTCTCTTACTGTACCGCCTTTCCAAAAGACTATAGATTGGAAATGATTCAATCATGGATGGCTCAAGGTTATCTTAGGGAAAAAAGGACAGAAGACATGGAGAAAATTGGGGAGAAGTATTTCCAAGAGTTAGCCATGCATGGTAGCATTGTAGCTTGTCATATGCATGATATAGTCCATGATTTTGCccaatttattataaagaatGAATGTTTTGTATTGGAGGCTAATGATTCTGAAGACGCAAGCATAAATCCTTTTCCTAAAGGAGCGCGCCACTCGAGAATAGTGCTGGGAGATGTTCCTCCACTCTCTTTGAATGGTTTAAAGAGATTGCACAGCCTTGAGGTTCAATGCAGTG GCACTACCGTACCACCTTCTCCAAAAAGTAAAGCGAAGGGCACTGAATTTGACAATAAAGCGCTGCAAATTTCTGACATCACGATAGCAACAAGATATCTCTGA